A DNA window from Pseudomonas antarctica contains the following coding sequences:
- the gmtX gene encoding gamma-mobile-trio protein GmtX yields MSRKPGAIQSASTIRNTGGFRFRQLIEAWAASVGTDRKLPAKSKEQGVPSDNELVRRIDDPALRAVFSQILAERRRYLAELNLLKSQKDIVVDRRPNVVEISQQSESVQLLPSLKGVLSDMEITALRAAVSDDFFDKQGWMVTRAGQVKGDSGEIYKHGYVPAIRKILKEIE; encoded by the coding sequence GTGTCTAGGAAACCCGGGGCGATTCAATCTGCCTCAACGATACGCAACACCGGGGGGTTTCGCTTTCGGCAGTTAATTGAGGCTTGGGCTGCCAGTGTGGGGACAGATAGGAAACTGCCTGCGAAGTCCAAGGAACAGGGTGTACCAAGCGACAATGAGCTAGTTCGACGTATCGACGATCCAGCGCTGCGTGCAGTTTTTTCGCAGATCTTGGCCGAGCGTCGCCGCTACCTGGCCGAACTCAACCTGTTGAAATCTCAAAAGGACATTGTTGTTGACCGACGCCCCAATGTGGTCGAGATATCTCAACAGAGCGAGTCAGTTCAGCTGCTGCCTTCACTGAAAGGGGTTCTCAGTGACATGGAGATTACAGCCCTAAGAGCTGCGGTTTCGGACGATTTCTTCGACAAGCAAGGCTGGATGGTCACCAGGGCAGGTCAGGTGAAAGGGGATTCAGGTGAGATCTACAAGCATGGTTACGTGCCTGCAATTAGGAAAATTCTGAAGGAGATCGAATGA
- the gmtY gene encoding gamma-mobile-trio recombinase GmtY has translation MLVDYLLDNHHLSPSWQRSVTQATKLLLEYMEANQHHFSDPRALFQAFASRLYTGTVGDDGLDPSGLGWVPASRNSSNRHVSVLKGFTDYLADLYDAPAMNPLMTASTYDQRLNFAAWHRRNSNDFLGHIRSKALSENVDQARNIRGRRTLSNADDDAVAFPEKLFQAMYMDGFGGASDPRCAVRDQLILIMMHGAGLRESDAQHLWVVDVEDHPLIEGGAMVRVYHPEEGKAPDNWRGRKGTTTRAAYLREKYALTPRNLRQGTKRVGWKTRMVDHVDNYIQLHWFPPRFSVLFMMLWKVHLRYLTTVERHHPYAFVSYEDSAAGQPYTLQALNGNYKRALARIGETVSKPEGRSTHGHRHAFGRRMTKAGVPPQIIRKAMHHRSLDSQKRYTAPGVADVSSALTAAEKRLDELTDSGKIISPFNDWDEALPEILAAFESPQAKYRVKKF, from the coding sequence GTGCTGGTTGACTACCTCCTGGATAACCACCACCTGAGTCCTAGCTGGCAGCGTTCGGTCACCCAGGCCACAAAGCTGCTGCTGGAGTACATGGAGGCCAACCAGCACCACTTCTCTGATCCCCGCGCCCTCTTCCAGGCTTTTGCCTCACGCCTCTATACCGGAACGGTTGGAGATGATGGCCTAGATCCATCTGGTCTAGGGTGGGTTCCAGCCAGTCGCAACTCATCCAACCGTCACGTTTCAGTTCTCAAGGGCTTCACAGACTATCTGGCTGATCTGTACGACGCTCCGGCCATGAACCCCTTGATGACCGCCAGTACCTATGATCAGAGACTTAACTTCGCTGCCTGGCATCGCCGTAACAGCAATGATTTCCTAGGGCACATTAGAAGCAAGGCGCTCTCGGAGAACGTGGATCAGGCAAGGAATATTCGAGGCCGGCGCACGCTCAGCAACGCTGATGATGATGCCGTGGCATTCCCTGAGAAGCTGTTCCAAGCGATGTACATGGATGGCTTCGGTGGAGCTTCTGATCCTAGGTGTGCAGTACGAGATCAATTGATATTGATCATGATGCATGGCGCGGGTTTGCGAGAGAGCGACGCACAGCACCTATGGGTAGTGGATGTCGAAGATCACCCACTGATCGAGGGTGGCGCCATGGTTCGTGTCTATCACCCAGAGGAAGGCAAGGCACCAGACAACTGGAGGGGGCGCAAAGGCACGACAACACGGGCGGCTTACTTAAGGGAGAAGTACGCGCTAACGCCCCGAAATCTTCGCCAGGGCACCAAACGTGTTGGGTGGAAAACCAGGATGGTTGACCACGTCGACAATTACATCCAACTGCACTGGTTTCCTCCACGCTTCAGCGTGCTCTTCATGATGCTGTGGAAGGTGCATCTCCGCTACCTGACCACAGTAGAGCGGCACCACCCATACGCATTCGTCTCCTACGAAGACTCCGCCGCAGGCCAGCCTTACACCCTTCAAGCGCTCAACGGCAATTACAAGCGGGCCCTGGCGCGAATTGGGGAAACGGTTTCAAAGCCCGAGGGCCGATCTACCCATGGCCATCGACACGCTTTTGGTCGGCGGATGACCAAGGCTGGGGTTCCCCCGCAGATCATCCGCAAAGCGATGCATCACCGCTCCCTAGATTCGCAGAAGAGATATACCGCACCAGGTGTTGCGGACGTTTCTTCTGCGCTTACAGCCGCTGAAAAGAGGCTCGATGAGTTGACCGACAGCGGCAAGATCATTTCGCCATTCAACGATTGGGACGAAGCGTTGCCAGAGATCCTGGCAGCTTTCGAATCGCCACAAGCAAAGTACAGAGTTAAGAAATTTTGA
- a CDS encoding DNA replication terminus site-binding protein encodes MNDTIIAAYERLVATVRAFNDRWPSLVVDGMIWRIPLLTEQRTPSRINVQIVTGADAIKAAVKVFREFERDLGQAPGTVLRLPGYFVISGSLLDEGRAVNRCKSELVDAIEAERVLRNVAVSRRSHIMRQALGKNFSLNQLKRAIQVFDAAPRQITFTWAGHTSGKERVTVAHARELLLEKAHERSMATGEPVESSPQWIDLRSIANMAETDLLDVPKQIAPHPRAMLWFSERSRYDAMLHANLPFFVLDGHSAARVVPLKNFDRDVRSARRLDMKQRTPALLGGRFYVSSAEDEAADTKCGVESAVTSTYRESIRSSLLNEKP; translated from the coding sequence ATGAATGACACTATCATTGCCGCTTACGAACGATTGGTTGCAACCGTCAGGGCTTTCAACGACAGGTGGCCTTCATTAGTGGTCGATGGGATGATATGGCGCATTCCGCTTCTCACGGAACAGAGGACTCCGTCTCGAATCAACGTCCAGATAGTCACTGGAGCTGACGCCATCAAGGCCGCAGTTAAGGTGTTTCGCGAATTTGAGCGTGATCTAGGCCAAGCACCAGGTACAGTGCTGCGCTTGCCGGGGTACTTTGTCATCTCTGGATCTTTGCTTGATGAAGGCAGGGCGGTGAACCGCTGCAAGAGCGAGCTAGTGGATGCAATCGAGGCTGAGCGAGTGCTTCGCAACGTTGCTGTCAGCCGCCGCTCTCACATCATGCGCCAAGCCCTGGGCAAAAATTTCTCTCTCAATCAGCTAAAACGCGCAATCCAAGTCTTCGACGCTGCACCAAGACAGATCACTTTTACCTGGGCCGGCCACACCTCTGGAAAAGAGCGTGTCACCGTAGCCCACGCGCGCGAACTACTGCTTGAAAAAGCTCATGAAAGATCTATGGCCACCGGTGAGCCTGTAGAAAGTAGTCCACAGTGGATCGATCTGCGCAGCATCGCGAACATGGCTGAAACTGACTTGTTGGATGTGCCAAAGCAAATAGCGCCGCATCCGCGGGCAATGTTATGGTTCTCAGAGAGGAGCCGCTATGACGCAATGCTGCACGCGAACCTTCCGTTTTTTGTGCTGGATGGGCACAGCGCGGCGAGGGTTGTTCCTCTCAAGAATTTTGATAGAGATGTCCGATCGGCAAGACGCCTCGACATGAAACAACGGACGCCGGCACTCCTTGGAGGTCGTTTTTATGTTTCATCGGCCGAGGATGAAGCTGCTGATACGAAATGTGGTGTGGAAAGCGCAGTTACCTCGACTTACAGAGAGTCGATAAGGTCGAGCCTCCTCAATGAAAAGCCTTGA
- a CDS encoding IS30 family transposase encodes MQKLTGRGAMRSPGAPSLRNEIERLFWLQIATGITSEKAAHAVGVSTAVGTRWFRHRGGMPLFMSNHISGRYLSFAEREEIGLLRAQSVGVREIARRLGRSPSTISRELTRNAATRCGRLEYRASVAQWKAELVAKRPKPAKLVTNPRLHQYVRDRLEGKVQDADGREISGPRQAPFKGRNKPHRSDRKWVNGWSPEQIANRLQIDFPDDESMRISHEAIYQALYIQGRGALKRELVSCLRSGRALRVPRARSQAKVWAHVSEDVMISSRPAEVEDRAVPGHWEGDLIIGLNRSAIGTLVERSTRFTMLVHLPREKGYGLIPRTKNGPALAGYGAVSMANALKKTVTDLPIELWRSLTWDRGKELSDHARFTIESGVKVFFADPHSPWQRGTNENTNGLLRQYFPKGTDLSRWSAQEIQAVAHVLNTRPRKTLGWKTPAEALNEYLKSVQQSSVATTG; translated from the coding sequence ATGCAAAAATTGACGGGCCGGGGAGCGATGCGTTCTCCAGGTGCACCCTCACTTCGTAATGAGATCGAACGGCTATTTTGGCTGCAGATTGCAACAGGCATCACAAGCGAAAAGGCAGCACATGCCGTTGGCGTATCAACCGCGGTAGGTACACGCTGGTTCCGTCATCGAGGCGGGATGCCATTATTCATGTCGAATCACATATCAGGACGATACTTATCGTTTGCAGAGAGAGAAGAGATTGGGCTGCTTCGAGCGCAAAGTGTTGGCGTTCGTGAGATCGCTCGTCGCCTTGGACGAAGCCCATCGACAATTTCACGGGAGCTGACACGAAATGCTGCTACCCGTTGCGGTCGGCTTGAATATCGAGCGTCAGTAGCGCAATGGAAGGCAGAACTGGTGGCCAAGAGGCCGAAACCAGCAAAACTGGTCACTAACCCGCGACTGCACCAGTACGTACGCGACCGCCTTGAGGGCAAGGTTCAAGACGCCGATGGTCGTGAGATTTCTGGGCCTCGGCAAGCGCCCTTCAAAGGCCGAAATAAACCGCATCGCAGTGACCGTAAATGGGTCAATGGCTGGTCGCCTGAACAAATTGCCAACCGACTCCAGATCGATTTTCCGGATGATGAATCCATGCGTATCTCTCATGAAGCCATATATCAGGCGCTCTACATTCAGGGTCGAGGAGCTCTCAAGCGCGAACTGGTGAGTTGCCTGCGCTCAGGACGAGCGTTACGCGTACCGAGAGCCCGATCGCAGGCCAAAGTGTGGGCACACGTCAGCGAGGACGTGATGATCTCCAGTCGTCCTGCTGAGGTAGAAGATCGGGCTGTACCCGGGCATTGGGAGGGCGACCTGATCATCGGTCTGAACCGTTCTGCGATTGGAACTCTGGTCGAGCGCTCAACTCGATTTACCATGCTCGTCCATCTGCCTCGCGAGAAAGGTTATGGGCTAATCCCCCGCACGAAGAACGGCCCGGCGCTGGCTGGCTATGGGGCTGTTAGTATGGCCAACGCATTGAAGAAGACGGTGACTGATCTTCCCATCGAGCTGTGGCGATCCTTGACCTGGGATCGTGGAAAGGAGTTGTCGGATCACGCTCGGTTTACCATCGAGTCCGGAGTAAAGGTTTTCTTTGCTGATCCACATAGTCCATGGCAGCGCGGCACAAACGAAAATACGAACGGCCTTCTACGGCAATACTTCCCGAAAGGCACTGACCTCTCTCGTTGGAGTGCCCAAGAAATACAGGCGGTAGCTCACGTACTCAATACTAGACCTCGAAAAACACTAGGCTGGAAAACACCTGCCGAAGCACTGAATGAGTATTTAAAGTCTGTACAACAATCCAGTGTTGCGACGACCGGTTGA
- the gmtX gene encoding gamma-mobile-trio protein GmtX, with the protein MIDPQLIFEELASQATKQQAKSLTVLHGVLETHQKTGSRNFSIATIAKLSVEAGGPSESPLVS; encoded by the coding sequence GTGATCGATCCGCAGCTGATCTTTGAAGAACTCGCGTCTCAGGCTACCAAGCAACAAGCCAAGTCCCTGACCGTGCTGCATGGCGTCCTGGAGACTCATCAGAAAACGGGGAGTCGCAATTTCTCGATTGCCACGATTGCCAAGCTCTCTGTTGAGGCTGGAGGGCCATCTGAATCGCCCCTAGTTTCGTAG
- the gmtZ gene encoding VPA1269 family protein, which produces MPAAQGTFRDWEWAQSQSGQLRSDFGDWFPVEQSVIDEDDPDCVWRYKNDRYEIWSPVRSMALHIKLHLPLRTYQVRFLDSGEADTWRYEGGDWILNKRHGFSLGREANPWKRGVFCRIHDRDIGEIMTGLYVGTNKTADQNKESRERGYTIPWQNEDVLYWLERLRDWQEKYNTINGPTPCTELVEKHFGSVKTVEQKKDMGSICFLFRDPTAAPGERDKPIAGNTLPNLWYRLLSTLEDRAAARGQTLSDGSRLRFVQPVDPELNVLPVKTHFPLHSLRVSLLTCYAMEGRVPIQVLSKLIAGHSRIIMTLHYTKPTPAMVSQVMDLASGRISAAQDESLKIFLRDADMRQIHSKTAFIDAGAIDIALANRNAIGWEQRHIGLCLVGGNSARSDEMSNIGGCWNGGEIVGRSSKGHIYGPVPHGLENCPRCRWFITDARYLPALVAHLNMLSYLASQVSSLAVEIEQDRDELLNEMYFAEQEKRPFLLHAELQQAERRYEKQIKEADEYAKDLVSCFQIISKIVAIEEGRDTDDSGTKLVAVGSLEDIHQPISFIETRSELWQISQLCENAEIYADLTDELRATPAIEKRSRALNHLLMQGGYAPILMGMDDRLQLIAGNAMMRSMALTLSPKNQMEGFREVSSLLEAGEGLKLLPAAMEPLERVTKQPVAKLSDLITTTSKQVREAIRDRSAADL; this is translated from the coding sequence GTGCCCGCAGCCCAGGGGACATTCCGCGACTGGGAATGGGCTCAATCCCAGTCCGGCCAATTGCGCTCGGATTTCGGAGATTGGTTTCCGGTTGAGCAGTCAGTCATCGACGAAGATGACCCAGACTGCGTATGGCGCTACAAAAATGATCGTTACGAAATCTGGTCTCCCGTTAGGTCAATGGCGCTGCACATAAAGCTTCATTTGCCGCTTCGCACTTATCAGGTACGTTTTCTGGACTCTGGTGAGGCAGATACGTGGCGGTACGAGGGTGGCGACTGGATTCTGAACAAGCGCCATGGGTTCTCTCTAGGCCGTGAGGCGAACCCATGGAAACGAGGGGTCTTCTGCCGTATCCACGACCGGGATATCGGTGAAATCATGACCGGCCTCTACGTCGGTACGAACAAAACGGCAGACCAGAACAAGGAGTCTCGTGAGCGTGGCTACACGATCCCATGGCAGAACGAAGATGTCCTGTACTGGCTGGAACGCCTGAGGGACTGGCAAGAGAAATACAACACTATTAACGGCCCTACGCCCTGCACCGAGCTGGTAGAGAAGCACTTTGGTAGTGTCAAAACTGTCGAGCAGAAGAAAGACATGGGCTCGATCTGTTTCCTCTTCCGCGACCCCACAGCGGCTCCAGGTGAGCGCGACAAGCCCATTGCAGGCAATACACTGCCCAACCTATGGTATCGATTGCTCTCCACGCTAGAGGATCGGGCTGCCGCACGTGGTCAAACCCTGTCAGACGGTTCTAGGTTGCGCTTTGTGCAGCCTGTCGACCCCGAATTAAATGTACTACCGGTCAAAACGCATTTCCCGCTTCATAGCCTCCGTGTTTCGCTTTTGACGTGCTATGCCATGGAGGGGCGTGTCCCGATTCAAGTGCTATCTAAGCTGATTGCTGGGCACTCCAGGATCATTATGACTCTGCACTACACCAAGCCAACCCCGGCGATGGTGTCCCAGGTAATGGACTTGGCCAGCGGACGCATCAGTGCTGCGCAGGATGAAAGCCTGAAGATCTTCCTCCGGGACGCTGATATGCGTCAGATCCACTCTAAAACGGCATTCATTGATGCTGGCGCAATCGACATTGCGTTGGCGAATCGCAACGCCATTGGCTGGGAGCAGCGTCACATAGGCTTATGCCTTGTCGGCGGAAACAGCGCTCGATCTGACGAAATGAGCAACATAGGCGGATGCTGGAACGGAGGGGAGATTGTCGGTCGGAGCAGTAAAGGCCACATCTATGGGCCAGTCCCACACGGCCTAGAAAACTGTCCCCGCTGCCGCTGGTTCATCACGGATGCACGCTATCTACCAGCGCTTGTGGCCCACCTCAACATGCTGAGTTATTTAGCCTCTCAGGTCTCATCACTTGCCGTTGAGATCGAACAAGATCGCGATGAGCTGCTCAACGAAATGTACTTTGCTGAGCAAGAAAAACGCCCCTTCCTCCTGCATGCGGAGCTGCAACAGGCTGAAAGGCGCTACGAAAAGCAGATCAAGGAGGCTGATGAGTACGCGAAAGACTTGGTCTCCTGCTTCCAGATCATCAGCAAGATTGTCGCAATCGAAGAGGGCCGGGACACAGATGATTCGGGCACGAAGCTGGTAGCTGTGGGTTCCTTGGAGGACATCCATCAGCCCATCTCATTCATCGAAACCCGTAGTGAGCTGTGGCAGATATCTCAGCTGTGCGAGAACGCTGAAATTTACGCTGATTTGACCGATGAGCTGAGGGCCACACCTGCCATCGAAAAGCGCTCCCGCGCTTTAAACCATCTCCTCATGCAGGGCGGCTACGCACCTATTTTGATGGGAATGGATGATCGCCTCCAGCTCATCGCTGGGAATGCAATGATGAGGTCTATGGCTTTGACGCTGTCTCCTAAAAACCAAATGGAGGGATTCCGCGAGGTTTCCAGCCTGCTTGAGGCCGGAGAAGGCCTAAAGCTTCTTCCAGCCGCCATGGAGCCGCTAGAGCGCGTTACGAAGCAGCCGGTAGCGAAGCTTTCTGACCTGATCACAACCACCTCAAAACAAGTACGGGAGGCCATCCGTGATCGATCCGCAGCTGATCTTTGA